CTTGAATAAAATCGCAATGACATTGTTTCAAATAGTCCAGCTGCTGAAAAGTCTCAACCCCCTCAGCAACAACCTTCATCCCCATAACGTGAGCCATCTCCACAATCGTTCCGATAATGGCTTTCTGCGCACCACCAACAAGAATCCTATCAATAAACGCTTTATCAATCTTTAATGTATTCACCGGCAAACGCTGCAGATAAGTCAGTGATGAATAACCTGTACCAAAATCATCGAGTGATAACCGTATCCCCATGGCCTGAAGTTCATCCAGTTTGTCGATACTATCTTCCAATGATTCGATGAGAGCATTTTCAGTGATTTCTAATTCGAGCTGGCAAGGCTCAACTCCGGCGTTATCCAGTACTTCACGAACAATTTGAATGAAGTTATCGGCACACAGTTGATGAGGAGACACATTAACAGCCACATGAATATGGCTCCACCCCTGCTCGCTCAATTGCTTTATGAAGCGGCATGCCTCCTGAAGTACCCACTGGCCAATCATTTGAATAAGCCCGCTTTGCTCAGCGATTGGAATAAAGACTGCTGGTGAAATTGGGCCATAGGCTGGACTGTTCCAGCGAAGCAAGGCCTCAAAGCCTATGATACTCCCCTCAACAACGCTTACCAGAGGCTGATAGTGCAGTGAAAACTCATCACGCTCAATCGAGTAGCGGAGATTATTAATGAGATGAATACGATTGTAAGCCTCGGCCTGCATGACAGCCTCATAAAAACGCCAACAATTCTTGCCGTCCCTTTTGGCCGCATACATGGCATTATCAGCATTTTTAAATATTTCCTCAGCTTTGTCACCATCATCTGGATATCTGGCAATCCCGGCACTGGCTGACATATGAAAGCCAATTCCCAACACATGAATATCATGACAAAATACCCCAATAATTTTATTGGCAATACGTGCAATGCTCTCCTGTTCATTCTGTCCAGGCAAAATAATCATAAATTCATCGCCGCCAATACGTCCAACAAGGGCACCTTGACCCGCTTCCTGTACGATACGATTGCCAGCCATGACAATCAATGCATCACCATAAGTATGACCAAAGGTATCGTTGACAATTTTAATATCATCTAAATCAACAAACAAAACGGCACCTGCAGCATGACCTTGGCGAGCCTTTACCATCTCATCCTCAAGGCATTCAATTAAGTATGTTCTATTGGGCAGGCCAGTTAGCATATCATAATAGGCCATTCGGCGAATTTCCTCAGCCTTCTGAGACAGTTCTTCCTGAGCTGCCTGCCGCTCCATAATCTCTTCCTCTAATGTTGCACTAAGCTGCTGCAGGTCGACTACCATCTTTTCCAGATCGGCATTACTTTCAAGCAGCTCTTGTTCGGCTTTTCGCTGTTGAGTAATATCTGTAACAAAGGCGACATGCATGCTGCGCCCATCCGGCCATTGGATGGTTTTCTGTTCTGCTAGATAGTACCGGTCATGAATACTGACATAGCGCTCCCATGGCACTTGTCTTTCGATACCCTGAGACGGTCTTAAATGAAAGCAATCGCAGCATGGAGCCGACATACCGAAAATTTCGTAGCATTTGCAGCCAAATTTTGCAGCGCATAACTCTCGCAACGCTGGACTGACATGAATCAGCTCATAGGTATCCAGATCTACCACATAGGCAAGACTGCTAATCCCGCCAACAATTTTTTCTAAAATGGCGGCATTATTCTTTGAAGCTTTAAGAGACTGTTCGACTTTATCCCTTTGCAGAACTTCGCCAACCAGTGGTGCAATCGATTCAACTAACTCAATCACGGTTGTATTTAACTGATCTGGCTTTAAATCTGCCATGTGAATAATGCCAAGTATTTCTTCCTGATGATAAACTGGAATGATCGCAAGACTGCGATATCCAGCTTGAATGCAGGCACCGCGGTACTTTTTTTGCTCATCCTCAGATAGACTTTCAGCAAAGATTAAAATATCATTACAACATAAAGAACCAGCACTGTTGATAACAGGTTTATCAAATGGCAGAAGGTTGCCACTAACAATACGAGTACAACTGCAATCCTCTTTAAAAATTTGAATTTGATTCTCAGCTTCCCAAAATTCATGACTAAAACCAACGTAAGAATGATATGGAATATATCCGGCTTCATTTAATACGCGAATTCCAACAAAATTACAACCACTTTCTTGCTGAATCAAATCAACAACTTTGTCTAGGAATTCTTTCTTCGATCCGCGAGCACTAAAACTATGAATCAATAATTGGATGACTTGAACATTCCGTTGACCGGCTTTTGTCTGTGAACTACTGGTCGGAATACCTTTCATTTTATCCAAAAAATTGCCACCTCCCGCATGGTTCTTACTTGGTGGAAAGTAATTATTATTTAACTATTATTGGATACATTTTCAATATTATCCTCCAATAATTCAATAATTTTGTTAATAATCATTCATGGTTAATCCGCCTCTTAGGTATTGGCAAATAAAAATTAAACGTCGTTCCATTAGGATCAGTAATGAATTCTAAGCGCCCTCCATGGCGCTCAGCAATGGCAAAACAAATTGAAAGTCCCAATCCCGTTCCATTTGCTTTAGTTGTGAAGAATGGAGTTCCAATTTTATTGGCAACTTCATCGGGTATCCCTGGACCTTGATCGGTAATAGACAACATCACACGGTTTTGGACAGTACTGGTCTGAATCTTTAAAACTCCATGAGCCGTCATAGCATCTAACCCATTCATAACCAAATTTAATACGACCTGGTGCACTTCCTTTTCGTCAATCATCACTGCAGGAGTAGCTGTAGAAATATAAATCAGGTCATGGCCGCGTAAACTGGCTTCAGCTTGAAGAATCGGCATCAGGTTTTCCACAAGATCATTCAGTGAGTAAAGAGATCGCTGAATCACTTTGTTTTTTGCCAATTTTAAAAACTCAGTAATAATACTATTGGCTCGATCAAGCTCACTAATCATAATTTGTAAGGTTTCCGGATTAGGCAGTTTTTTCTTAATCCCCAGTAATTGCAAATATCCCCGGACAGTGGTAAGCGGATTTCGGATTTCATGACCAATACCTGCTGCCATCTCACCAACTAAATGAAGCTGATCCAGCCTGGCTAACTCCTTCTCTGCTTGTTTTCGTTTCCGCATATGTCTTGAAATAAGCACTGCCTGCACGACAATAATAAGAATGATGCCAAAGATATGCCAGGTATACGACGTCCAAACAGATGCAGGCTGATTGATAACAACAGTACCTGAAGGAAGCTTCCTCTCACTCATATTCCAGCGTTGCATGACCTTCCAGTCTGCCATATAGTGCGCTACTTCAACTGACTCGAGTGAATTTGCTGTATGGCCTCCCCGTAAAGCTGCCAATATCTTTTCGCCAATTTCCAGGCCAAACTGATGCATATTGAGTACGTACCCGCCTACTGCAGCATCTGCCAAATGCGTTGAGTAACTTCCAAATACAGGTACTTGCGCTTGGGTACAGATGGACCGCAGTACATGCGCCGGAATAAAGCGATTTTGTTGAGAGTCTTGAGCAAAATCGATAAATAAAATTGCAGCTGATCCATCAATCTCTTTTATTCGACCCAAAAGTTCTGCAGCCGTCAAGTTATCCAAATAAGTAATTGTCAACCGCTTAGAGAAAGCTTCCAACTGCTCCGGCAGCATACTGCGAACAAGCTGCTCACTCGATGATTCGCCAATAATGACATGCAGATTTTCCGTTTCTGGCTGCAAAGCTATGATCATCTGTACAGTTTTTGCAATATCAATGGTTGGATAATAAACAGTATAATTAGACGGTAATTGTTGATTTCCAAGATTAGGAATTCGCGTCACTACAGCAGTTATGGGTATGTCTCCAAAGATCTCCAAGCCGTATTTAAGCAAAAACTTAATGCCCGGCATGCCATGAATAACAATACTATCAGGCGGCGATTGCTGGTACTTTTGCCGTAACACAGTCGCCAGAGCCTGCGAGAACGTTTCGTTCACAGAAGCATTCATATCTAAATACTCATAAAAGAACTGAATATTAACTGCACGTTCCTCTTCTAATCGCTGTTTTAGGCCTGCAGTAAAATCGGCATAAAAAGGCAAATCTTGATTATAAGAATACATAATTAGAACCTTTTTTGTTGGATAAGCAGATGAGGCTTCAACACTTGCTATGCCAAATAGATAAACCATAACAAGCAGTAATAATATGGTTAGTTTGCGTTTAATCCAACATTGGCTGTTCAAAAGCCGTCTCAATGTATCACCCCACGGATTGACTTTTCCTGCTATAGATCTTTTATTCTCTGTAAAAATATAGTTTTCCTTTGCTATTACACAAAGCAAAAGGGACTGTACTGAACACTAGTCTCAGTACAGCCCCTTTTGAGAGCAATCATGAATATATGAAAACTATGAAGATAGAAATCAAAACGCGGTCATTTCGGATCAGCAATGTTGACCTCTAATTCAAACATTCGATTCCAGGGAAATTCCACCGTTACAAGCTCAGGTGAAAGCCATAGATGCTGTTCGGCAAATTGTCGTTCTTGTTTTTCCGCCTCAGCAGTAAGAATCGGTGCTAAATCGTTCAAATAAAACCAGCTGCCTTTATTAGGATACAGAATAGTTTCCCCTAATCTCCGGCGAATATTGGCCTGATAAGCCCAGTCGTCCAAATAGCGGACAGCTAACAGCTTCTTACGGGCCGAATCATCCATTGCGTTAGACATCATTCCCTGTCCAACAGTATAGCCCATGGTATTACCAGCCGTATTCCAACCAGAATAAGAACTTAGCTTATCCAACAGCTTGCGCTTTGATAATTCAGCCATAAGCGCATTATCTGCTCCATTAGCAAATGATATATCTGCTACAGCCACCTTTTTGCCAGCTTCAATGTCAGCCTGCAGACCATTAATAAATTGATTCAAGGCAGGCGTCAACTTAGTGGTGTTTTGAAGGGATTCGGCTTCCGGTGTCTTTCCTGTAAACGGAGTATTAACATGCACGATTAAATCAGGATTCAGTGGATTGGCTAGTACAATACCGCCCGCTGCACTGATATGATCAACAATAGACTTGCCAATTTTTTGATCTTCATAAGTTGGCAGGCTATCCTTGCCAGCCCCAGGTGCATATTGAACCTGAACAATCGGGATGTTCATGGTGAGATCATTATAAGCCCGTGCTAACATGACCATTGCCAGTTGATCGGCTCCTGGAAAAGTCTGAAATTTGGATTTTGGAATATCAGCCGCTAATTTGCTGAACTCTCGTCCCTCTTTATGGCTTTGAGAATAAGGGGCGGTATCATCCCGCCCTAATAGGAAGAAGCGGAATACTCCCTGCCTGTCTAAATCAATCAGACCAACATTAATCGCATAATTTTTTTGACGCCGCTGCATCCAATCTGATAATGCATCAGGAGGAATAATGGCAAGTGTATCTTCCATAAGCCTACGCTCTTTTTTTGTAAGACCTTCAACTTCTTCCTTGTCCCTTAATGCTGTAAGCTGAAAGATATTCCAGCCATATTGTTCATAATAAGCTGGCTCAACGCCACCAGCACTGCCTTGCGGAGTCCGTAAAACCGTTGAGTAGACATAAATTCCCGTAAACGGATGCGCGCTTTGAAGCTCTTTAAAGCGGCTCAAACGCTCTTGTAAAGTGCTTTCCGCAAAATTATGTGTACGTGAATCTACCAGTCCACCGTAAATCAACGAATCGCCTGATAATACCATGGCATCTGCTTGACTGGCATGATCTTGAACCCATTGCCACAGTTTATCAGGGTCGCCTTTTTTATCACGGCTGGCAATCATGTCTGCCGGCGGAACTAATATGGTCAGCTTTGCCGCCTGAGCTGTATCCACGACATCTTCTAAACTTACCGGACGATCATCTTGTGGTATGTATAGAATAGTTTGAGCTTGAGCTATCGATATACTCAGCACAAATACGATCATAGCCGTCACGGCTAGCAAGCTTTTGCTAATTTTCATACGCAATTCCCTCCTGTAGAGCCAGTTCTTTTGAGTGAACCACTGACTTCAACGATTTATTTTTCAACATGGTGAGTAATCATTTCAATATGCTTAGTTCTTAACCATTTACCAAGTTCTTTGCCTTTCAGCGCATTTGGAACCTCTGCCCTTGGCAAGTCGTTAAGGATTTTTTTTAGCTCAGTCAGAGCTGGAAATCCTAATTGGGCTGCTGTAGTCATCACATCGAAATCCTCTGCTTGAAACGGTCCGCGATTTAACTGATAAATGGCGCTTACAAGATTTTCAGGTACACAATTTTTCAGCAGTTCTACGGTTTTCCCAGCAGCAACAGCTGCTTCCAACCACTCGCGCGGTAAAGTCATTCTTTGATTCCAATGATGCAATTGCTCAACCGTAAGAGTTAATCCCAATGAGGCAAATCTTACTTTGGGATCTGAACTGAGTACGGCTACCGCATCCAGATGGATCATGGCAAGCTGACTTTTTTCTGCACTTAATTCCGCAATCTCAGGAAAGGTAATCGATAGTAAATTCATGGCTGCCATGAGTCGAAAAAAACTGGCCGGTTCAGGTGCTTCAAGTAAAACCCGTTGAAGCTCTGCAAATATGCGTTCAACAGGTTCATCTGCCAATTCAGCAGCAACAGTCTGAGCAAGCACCAAAGTATCTTTGTCAACACGAAAACCAAAGCGTGCAGCTTGTCCAGCAAGCCTTAACGCTCGTATTGGATCTTCCGCAAACTGCGGGCCTATTGCTCTAAGAACTTGATTTTCGATATCCTGAATACCTTTATAAGGATCAATCACTTCACCGGTTAGGCTATCTACAGCAATGGCATTAATGGTTAAATCACGCCGATAAAGATCCTCTTCAATTGTAATTTTCGGATTAGAAGCTACTTTAAAGCCTTTATAGCCGCTGCTGACTTTACGTTCTGTTCTTGCAAAAGCCACTTCACATTTTATACCGCCCAGCATAAGACGAAATACCGGAAAAGACTTACCATACTCTTCGGCTTGAGGAAAAAGATTTTTAAAGTTTTTTTTGACCATACCAACAACACACAAATCAATGTCTTTGGGCTCAACCCCCATAAACCGATCACGTACACAGCCGCCAACTCTGAACAATCGTCCGCCATTTGCAGCAATGATTTCAGCAAAATCTTTCTCACTTAACAAGGAACCAGTCATCATTGTACTCCCTTAAAGAATTCTTCCTTTAACAACCCCCATTATATAATGACTTTGAAAAATGAGCCAGGGTAATATTTGGCTCTAACAGCCAATTGTTGCTTGCCGCAGGAAACACCATAGAAAAGAGACTGGCATTTGCCAGTCTCTTTTTATGGCTGATATGACTCCCAACTTAACACTATTGCAGAACTTTCATTAAAATGAGGAATACGACTATATTCAGGATTAAACCCACTAACGAAAGAATCAAGCACGGTTTGGCCTTATGTTCACTATTATAGAGATTCCAGGATATCACTGTATTCATAACAATAATCAGCACATGTAAGGCAAATGGCGCTATGCCTATTCCGCCGCTGTACAAAATGACAGTGAAAAAGTAGGTCATAAAACTATTTTTCACGCCAAATAACGATAGAAATATTGGTGCTATAAAAAAGAACAACATATTGATAACGGTTATGACAATCGCAAGTTCTCTCATCTAGCCCACTCTCCATAATATTTTTTAGATTTCCGCAAAATTCATCTGCCTGCTTGTGCCTGAACATGCTTCTAAATATTTACTTAGACACACCCTGCTAAAAATCCTACATAAATCAGTAATGACTATGCGAAAATTTTAACAATATGACTGAATATATCAAAATTTTCTCACAAATAAGCAATAGATCCATAAAAAACTGGATGACCAAATTCATGATCATCCAGAAATCACTTTTTTTTGTTTAACTAAATTTTCTCTGCCCGCTGTCGTCACCAAGGTGTTTCACTCGATCCTTAACCTCAGCCCGTTTAGCGTTATTAAAGCGGTCAAGAGTGCCAACCAGATACCCGGTAATCCGGCGAATCCGTTCAAAAGGCGGCCACTGGGATTCATTACGTCCGCATTTTGGACAAACGTTGCTAATAATTCCGCTATAGCCGCATACTGGATCACGATCAACAGGATGGTTAATCGAGCCGTAGCCCACACCGCTTTCCTTCATGCAGCGAATTACAGTTTCGAACGCATCGATGTTACGGGTTGGGTCGCCATCAAATTCAACATAGGTAATATGCCCACCATTGGTAAATTGATGATACGGAGCTTCCAGGTTGATCTTCTCATAGGCCCCAACCGCATAGTAGACCGGGACATGAAATGAATTAGTGTAATATTCACGATCAGTCACACCTGCAATAGCACCAAAACGCTTCCGGTCAATATCGATAAAGCGCCCGGAAAGCCCCTCTGCCGGTGTTGCAATCAGAGAAAAATTCAACTTATATTTTGCTGCTGCATTATCCATGCGCTTCCGCATATAGCTTACAATTTCTAAGCCTAGCTTTTGCGCAGCAGCCGATTCACCATGGTGCTCGCCAATAAGAGCCTTAAGACATTCGGCAAGACCAATAAAGCCAACCGTCAAAGTACCGTGTTTAAGTGCCTCACGAATTTCTTCATCCGGTCCTAGCTTGTCCGCATCCAGCCATACACCGTCCCCCATCAGAAAAGGGAAGTTGCGAACTTTTTTACGACATTGTATTTCAAATCGATCCATTAACTGATCGATACATAAATCAATCATGCTATCCAGTCTTGAATAGAACTCTTCAATGCTGCTGCTCACAATACCAATCCTCGGCAGATTGATCGAAGTAAAGCTAAGGTTACCGCGGCCATAAGTAATTTCGCGTTCTGGATCATGCACATTCCCCATAACACGGGTACGACAGCCCATATAGGCAATCTCAGTCTCAGGCTGCCCCTCCCGGTAATATTGCAAATTAAAGGGCGCATCAATGAAGGAGAAATTCGGAAATAAGCGTTTTGCACTAACGCGGCAGGCCAATTTGAACAGGTCATAATTGGGATCGCTAGGGTTGTAATTAACCCCTTCTTTGATTTTAAATATCTGAATAGGAAAGATCGGTGTTTCTCCATAACCCAGGCCAGCTTCAGTTGCCAGCATAATGTTTTTCATCACCATGCGGCCCTCAGGCGATGTATCAGTCCCATAGTTAATGGAACTGAATGGCACCTGTGCGCCTGCCCGGCTGTGCATGGTGTTTAAATTATGGATCAAAGCCTCCATGGCCTGATAGGTGGCCCTGTCAGTCTCACTCAGTGCCTGCTCCAGCGAAAAGGCCTGTGCCTTTTTTAACAATTCAGCATTAAAAACCGGAGACAACAGTTTGTATTCCTCATTAAGATAATCATTTTGATTAGCTAACTCAGGAGTTAACTGCAACTCGTTCCAAATGGTTTTTGCCGCAGCTTTGACTGTTTCTGCAATATTTGTTTGACTTCCTGTGGCAAAGGTCAATGACCGGATTAAGTTCTCGGTATAGCGCCTGGCAAAAGTCTTGCGCACACCATCAGCTAAGCCATAGTCGAAGTTTGGAATGCTTTGTCCGCCATGCTGGTCATTCTGATTGGACTGGATAGCAATGCAGGCTAAGGCTGAATAACTGGTGATATCATTTGGTTCACGCAGGAAGCCATGTCCGGTAGAAAAGCCATCCTTAAAGAGCTTTTGGATGTCGATTTGGCAGCAGGTAGTTGTCAACGTATAAAAATCAAAATCATGAATATGAATGTCACCATCTTGATTGGCTTTAGCATGTTCCGGCTTGAGAATATACATCTCATTATAGAGCTTGGCGCCCTCTGCCCCATATTTTAACATGGAGCCCATTGCCGTATTTCCATCAATGTTCGCATTGTCCCGCTTCAGATTACTCTCTTTAGAATCACGATGGGTAATTTCTTCGTAGGTTTTCATCAGACGTGTATTCATTTCGCGGGCTCGTGTTCGCTCAGCACGATAAAGAATATAGGCCTTAGCAGCCTTTGAAAGGTCGGCATCAATTAAAACTTGTTCAACAATATCTTGAATTTCCTCAACCGTAGGAGAGCCACTGTTGCCAAAATTGGCTTGACCAGCCTGCTCCGCAACCTTAACCGCCAGTTCCAGCGACAGTTTGTCATTACTATCACCGGCTGCATGCAAGGATTTATTAATGGCATTGCTAATTTTCTCTAAATTGAAAGGTACTTCACGGCCGTCTCTTTTTATTATTGTTGTAATCATAACTTTTAGGCCGAGGCAATGTTCAATTCCGGCCTTGCCTCCTCATTCGAATAATTCTATGGTTCTAATGTTATTACCACATATTGTATTTGTCAATAGGACACGCCCCTACATGTAGTAGAGCAAACACAGGACCAATGTCCCGGCTGAAGTCCAAAACCCCAATATTTGCGGGCTTGACTACGCCAAACTAGTATTAAATAAATTTATTAACTATTCAAAAAAAATGTTCAAGCAGTAACCGGAATCAGGAATCATGTCTCTCAGAGGATTCAGAAGAGCAGCGTTTAAACAAGCGTTTCTTGCATTTATGACATACTTCCTGATCAATATGTTTGATGGTATGAGCCACTGCATAGCTAGTGTGAGAAAAGAAATGTTTATCCCCGATCAGATCATATAAGCCAGTTGCTTGCATGATCTTCTTAGGCTGAGGATTCACTCCTGATACCATCACAAGGGTACCTCGCTTATGGAGCGTTTCAACAACAGTATGTAAGTGATCCTCACCAGTTAAATCCATAAGCGGTACTTTACTCATCCGCAAAATGACAACTTTAGGATAGTAGTGAATGGTTTCCATTAAGGTTTGTGAAAACATTTGCGCTGCACCGAAAAATAGCGGCCCTTCAATACTGAATATACAAATTTGAGGACATTCACGAATGTTTGACAAACCATTTTTGCCATCAGGTACTTGATCCCAGAATTCGTCTTCATCAGGCAGCACTTTGGTTACAACCATCACTTCGCTCATCCATTTGAGAATAATCAAGGTTGCCAGCAGTAAGCCTATTTCAACTGCTGTTGTTAAGTTTGCCAGTACTGTAAGCAGAAAAGTCACAACTAACACGATAACCGGGTAGGTACGGGTTTTTAATATCGAAATAAATGAGTGATATTCACTCATATTATAGGCTACCATCATCAGTACCGGCGCCATACTGGCCAGCGGAATACTTCCCGCATAAGGAGCCAGTAACAGTAATGTCGCCAAAACGAATAACCCGGAAATAACCGCCGAATATTTCGAAACCGCCCCGGATTTGATATTCGTCGCTGTCCTGGCAATCGCACCTGTCGCCGGAATACCCCCAAACAGCGGGCTGACAATATTGGCAATCCCTTGTCCAATTAATTCTCGGTTGCTGTTATGGCGAGTGCCAGTCATTCCATCCGCCACCACAGCCGATAACAAGGACTCAATAGCTCCCAGAATGGCAATTGTAAACGCAGGACGAGCCAATTGCTGCAGCTTATCCAGCGTAACATCAGGAATATTAAATTCCGGCAGACCGCCTGGTATACC
The Sporomusaceae bacterium FL31 genome window above contains:
- the nrdD_1 gene encoding anaerobic ribonucleoside triphosphate reductase, producing MITTIIKRDGREVPFNLEKISNAINKSLHAAGDSNDKLSLELAVKVAEQAGQANFGNSGSPTVEEIQDIVEQVLIDADLSKAAKAYILYRAERTRAREMNTRLMKTYEEITHRDSKESNLKRDNANIDGNTAMGSMLKYGAEGAKLYNEMYILKPEHAKANQDGDIHIHDFDFYTLTTTCCQIDIQKLFKDGFSTGHGFLREPNDITSYSALACIAIQSNQNDQHGGQSIPNFDYGLADGVRKTFARRYTENLIRSLTFATGSQTNIAETVKAAAKTIWNELQLTPELANQNDYLNEEYKLLSPVFNAELLKKAQAFSLEQALSETDRATYQAMEALIHNLNTMHSRAGAQVPFSSINYGTDTSPEGRMVMKNIMLATEAGLGYGETPIFPIQIFKIKEGVNYNPSDPNYDLFKLACRVSAKRLFPNFSFIDAPFNLQYYREGQPETEIAYMGCRTRVMGNVHDPEREITYGRGNLSFTSINLPRIGIVSSSIEEFYSRLDSMIDLCIDQLMDRFEIQCRKKVRNFPFLMGDGVWLDADKLGPDEEIREALKHGTLTVGFIGLAECLKALIGEHHGESAAAQKLGLEIVSYMRKRMDNAAAKYKLNFSLIATPAEGLSGRFIDIDRKRFGAIAGVTDREYYTNSFHVPVYYAVGAYEKINLEAPYHQFTNGGHITYVEFDGDPTRNIDAFETVIRCMKESGVGYGSINHPVDRDPVCGYSGIISNVCPKCGRNESQWPPFERIRRITGYLVGTLDRFNNAKRAEVKDRVKHLGDDSGQRKFS
- a CDS encoding sodium-independent anion transporter — translated: MLVKQYFTNYFQKDLMAGLTVGVISLPLAMAFAIASGVKPEYGIYTTVVAAFLAALFGGSKYQVTGPTGAFIPILLSIVLTYGYENLLLAGLLAGVMLVAMGIFKMGSLIKFIPRPVTVGFTSGIAVTIFVGQIPSFLGLTGLERHESFIQNIREIMLHIDTINVYSMITAVICFVAIIITPRVLPKVPGSLMGLLLSTIIATLFFPDQVSTIASAYGGIPGGLPEFNIPDVTLDKLQQLARPAFTIAILGAIESLLSAVVADGMTGTRHNSNRELIGQGIANIVSPLFGGIPATGAIARTATNIKSGAVSKYSAVISGLFVLATLLLLAPYAGSIPLASMAPVLMMVAYNMSEYHSFISILKTRTYPVIVLVVTFLLTVLANLTTAVEIGLLLATLIILKWMSEVMVVTKVLPDEDEFWDQVPDGKNGLSNIRECPQICIFSIEGPLFFGAAQMFSQTLMETIHYYPKVVILRMSKVPLMDLTGEDHLHTVVETLHKRGTLVMVSGVNPQPKKIMQATGLYDLIGDKHFFSHTSYAVAHTIKHIDQEVCHKCKKRLFKRCSSESSERHDS
- the cca gene encoding CCA-adding enzyme, producing the protein MTGSLLSEKDFAEIIAANGGRLFRVGGCVRDRFMGVEPKDIDLCVVGMVKKNFKNLFPQAEEYGKSFPVFRLMLGGIKCEVAFARTERKVSSGYKGFKVASNPKITIEEDLYRRDLTINAIAVDSLTGEVIDPYKGIQDIENQVLRAIGPQFAEDPIRALRLAGQAARFGFRVDKDTLVLAQTVAAELADEPVERIFAELQRVLLEAPEPASFFRLMAAMNLLSITFPEIAELSAEKSQLAMIHLDAVAVLSSDPKVRFASLGLTLTVEQLHHWNQRMTLPREWLEAAVAAGKTVELLKNCVPENLVSAIYQLNRGPFQAEDFDVMTTAAQLGFPALTELKKILNDLPRAEVPNALKGKELGKWLRTKHIEMITHHVEK
- a CDS encoding diguanylate cyclase, producing the protein MDKMKGIPTSSSQTKAGQRNVQVIQLLIHSFSARGSKKEFLDKVVDLIQQESGCNFVGIRVLNEAGYIPYHSYVGFSHEFWEAENQIQIFKEDCSCTRIVSGNLLPFDKPVINSAGSLCCNDILIFAESLSEDEQKKYRGACIQAGYRSLAIIPVYHQEEILGIIHMADLKPDQLNTTVIELVESIAPLVGEVLQRDKVEQSLKASKNNAAILEKIVGGISSLAYVVDLDTYELIHVSPALRELCAAKFGCKCYEIFGMSAPCCDCFHLRPSQGIERQVPWERYVSIHDRYYLAEQKTIQWPDGRSMHVAFVTDITQQRKAEQELLESNADLEKMVVDLQQLSATLEEEIMERQAAQEELSQKAEEIRRMAYYDMLTGLPNRTYLIECLEDEMVKARQGHAAGAVLFVDLDDIKIVNDTFGHTYGDALIVMAGNRIVQEAGQGALVGRIGGDEFMIILPGQNEQESIARIANKIIGVFCHDIHVLGIGFHMSASAGIARYPDDGDKAEEIFKNADNAMYAAKRDGKNCWRFYEAVMQAEAYNRIHLINNLRYSIERDEFSLHYQPLVSVVEGSIIGFEALLRWNSPAYGPISPAVFIPIAEQSGLIQMIGQWVLQEACRFIKQLSEQGWSHIHVAVNVSPHQLCADNFIQIVREVLDNAGVEPCQLELEITENALIESLEDSIDKLDELQAMGIRLSLDDFGTGYSSLTYLQRLPVNTLKIDKAFIDRILVGGAQKAIIGTIVEMAHVMGMKVVAEGVETFQQLDYLKQCHCDFIQGYLISRPIPETEAFAFIASQSPMRP
- a CDS encoding ATPase, which encodes MVYLFGIASVEASSAYPTKKVLIMYSYNQDLPFYADFTAGLKQRLEEERAVNIQFFYEYLDMNASVNETFSQALATVLRQKYQQSPPDSIVIHGMPGIKFLLKYGLEIFGDIPITAVVTRIPNLGNQQLPSNYTVYYPTIDIAKTVQMIIALQPETENLHVIIGESSSEQLVRSMLPEQLEAFSKRLTITYLDNLTAAELLGRIKEIDGSAAILFIDFAQDSQQNRFIPAHVLRSICTQAQVPVFGSYSTHLADAAVGGYVLNMHQFGLEIGEKILAALRGGHTANSLESVEVAHYMADWKVMQRWNMSERKLPSGTVVINQPASVWTSYTWHIFGIILIIVVQAVLISRHMRKRKQAEKELARLDQLHLVGEMAAGIGHEIRNPLTTVRGYLQLLGIKKKLPNPETLQIMISELDRANSIITEFLKLAKNKVIQRSLYSLNDLVENLMPILQAEASLRGHDLIYISTATPAVMIDEKEVHQVVLNLVMNGLDAMTAHGVLKIQTSTVQNRVMLSITDQGPGIPDEVANKIGTPFFTTKANGTGLGLSICFAIAERHGGRLEFITDPNGTTFNFYLPIPKRRINHE